A portion of the Musa acuminata AAA Group cultivar baxijiao chromosome BXJ1-1, Cavendish_Baxijiao_AAA, whole genome shotgun sequence genome contains these proteins:
- the LOC103986418 gene encoding DEAD-box ATP-dependent RNA helicase 35: MAAADAPPKPLPPSPADPDDDDDYQDYIPVNKRRSMEAQKILQRKGRSASAGDADADEANHPPAPAEAKPSLLVKASQLKRDLPEVSPTEQLVQQEKEMIEHLSDRKTLMSVRELAKGITYTDPIPTGWKPPLAIRRMPALHADAIRRQWHILVEGENVPPPIKNFRDMRLPEPVLKKLKEKGIVQPTPIQVQGLPVILSGRDMIGIAFTGSGKTLVFVLPLIMTAMQEEIMMPIVPGEGPFGLVVCPSRELARQTYEVVEQFLAPLREHGCPELRPLLCIGGVDMRSQLEVVKKGVHIVVATPGRLKDLLAKKKMNLDNCRYLTLDEADRLVDLGFEDDIREVFDHFKAQRQTLLFSATMPKKIQNFAKSALVKPVTVNVGRAGAANLDVIQEVEYVKQEAKIVYLLECLQKTPPPVLIFCENKADVDDIHEYLLLKGVEAVAVHGGKDQEEREYAIASFKSGKKDVLVATDVASKGLDFPDIQHVINYDMPAEIENYVHRIGRTGRCGKTGIATTFINKNQTETTLLDLKHLLQEAKQRIPPVLAELNDPMEDGDALTSASGVKGCAYCGGLGHRIRDCPKLEHQKSMAIAGSRRDYFGSGGYRGEI, translated from the exons ATGGCTGCCGCCGACGCGCCACCGAAACCCCTTCCTCCGTCCCCCGCCGACCCTGACGACGATGATGACTACCAGGATTACATCCCCGTCAATAAGCGCCGTTCCATGGAGGCCCAGAAGATCCTCCAGCGCAAGGGCCGCTCCGCATCCGCCGGCGATGCCGACGCGGACGAAGCCAACCACCCGCCGGCCCCTGCCGAGGCCAAGCCGAGTCTACTCGTCAAGGCTTCCCAGCTGAAGCGCGACCTCCCGGAGGTCAGCCCCACCGAGCAGCTCGTCCAGCAGGAGAAGGAGATGATTGAGCACCTCTCCGACCGCAAGACCCTAATGTCCGTCCGCGAGCTCGCCAAGGGCATCACCTACACTGACCCCATCCCCACCGGCTGGAAGCCGCCGCTGGCCATCCGCCGTATGcccgccctccacgctgacgccaTCCGGCGCCAGTGGCACATCCTTGTCGAGGGCGAGAACGTGCCGCCCCCTATCAAGAACTTCCGCGATATGCGCCTTCCGGAGCCCGTCCTTAAGAAACTGAAAGAGAAGGGGATCGTTCAGCCGACACCGATACAGGTGCAGGGGCTGCCGGTGATCCTATCGGGGCGGGATATGATTGGGATCGCATTCACCGGATCGGGAAAGACACTGGTTTTTGTGCTTCCATTGATTATGACGGCAATGCAGGAGGAGATCATGATGCCAATCGTGCCCGGTGAGGGTCCCTTTGGGCTCGTTGTGTGCCCTTCGAGAGAGCTTGCAAGGCAGACCTATGAGGTTGTGGAGCAGTTCCTGGCTCCGCTGCGGGAGCATGGTTGCCCGGAGCTGAGGCCGCTGCTATGCATCGGTGGGGTTGATATGAGGTCGCAGCTGGAGGTGGTGAAGAAAGGGGTGCATATTGTTGTGGCCACACCAGGGAGATTGAAAGATTTGCTTGCAAAGAAGAAGATGAATCTTGATAATTGCAG GTACTTGACATTGGATGAGGCTGATAGGTTGGTAGACTTGGGCTTTGAGGATGACATAAGGGAGGTCTTTGACCATTTTAAGGCTCAAAGACAAACTTTACTCTTCTCTGCCACCATGCCCAAAAAGATCCAAAATTTTGCAAAAAGTGCTCTGGTGAAACCTGTTACAGTCAATGTGGGAAGAGCTGGAGCAGCAAACCTTGATGTCATTCAAGAGGTTGAGTATGTGAAGCAAGAAGCAAAAATCGTATATCTTCTTGAATGCCTCCAAAAGACACCGCCCCCTGTCTTGATTTTTTGTGAGAACAAAGCAGATGTGGATGACATCCATGAGTATCTTCTTCTCAAGGGAGTTGAAGCCGTCGCAGTTCATGGTGGCAAGGACCAAGAAGAAAGAGAATATGCTATTGCATCCTTTAAATCTGGCAAGAAGGATGTGTTGGTTGCTACTGATGTTGCTTCCAAGGGTCTTGATTTTCCCGACATCCAGCATGTGATTAACTACGACATGCCTGCTGAAATTGAGAATTATGTCCATCGTATTGGCCGAACTGGGAGATGCGGTAAAACAGGAATAGCAACAACATTTATAAACAAGAACCAAACTGAGACGACACTGCTTGACTTGAAGCACCTATTGCAAGAAGCAAAGCAAAGAATTCCGCCAGTGTTGGCAGAGCTCAACGACCCAATGGAAGATGGTGATGCTCTTACCAGTGCTAGTGGAGTTAAAGGTTGTGCATACTGTGGTGGGCTTGGTCATCGTATCCGAGACTGCCCCAAACTGGAGCATCAGAAATCTATGGCTATTGCAGGTTCAAGAAGGGACTACTTTGGTTCAGGAGGCTATCGGGGCGAAATATGA
- the LOC135626767 gene encoding photosystem I reaction center subunit VI, chloroplastic-like: MASLTAVAAVQPVAVKGLAGSSFNGKKLALKPSRRAAPRANLRSTAVVAKYGEKSVYFDLEDLGNTTGQWDLYGSDGPSPYNPLQSKFFETFAAPFTKRGLLLKFLLLGGGSTIAYLGATSSGDVLPIKKGPQLPPTPGPRGKI; the protein is encoded by the exons ATGGCCTCCCTCACCGCCGTCGCAGCCGTGCAACCGGTGGCCGTGAAAGGCCTCGCTGGGAGCTCCTTCAACGGTAAGAAGCTCGCCCTCAAGCCCTCCCGCCGAGCCGCCCCTCGTGCCAACCTCAGGTCTACCGCCGTGGTTGCAAAGTACGGTGAGAAGAGCGTGTACTTCGACCTCGAGGACCTCGGGAACACCACCGGCCAGTGGGACCTCTACGGCTCCGACGGCCCCTCGCCTTACAACCCTCTCCAG AGCAAGTTCTTCGAGACTTTCGCAGCTCCTTTCACTAAGAggggtttgttgctcaagttcctGCTGCTGGGTGGCGGCTCCACCATAGCCTACCTTGGAGCCACCTCCTCGGGCGACGTACTGCCAATCAAGAAGGGGCCTCAGCTGCCACCTACTCCTGGGCCGCGCGGCAAGATATAG
- the LOC135626822 gene encoding la-related protein 6A-like: METQERPPSSPRPHPPPSSRPPLPFPDVVPPLADASAGGVTQGAMEDPVVDPSAVDLGCDPQEGTGDSEIDPLLEVDAFPDAPEDLILEEAEAAPSGPAVLSDELRDQIVRQVEYYFSDENLPTDKFLLKFIKKDKKGYVPIAVIASFRRMKKLVQDLSLIEAALRTSSQLVVSEDGKKVRRLNPLPVVATTEAKSRTILVENLPDDRSEENMQRIFGKLGKIVKITLHDPRSVDKSASNWKSGATISSKVHALVEYETVDSAASAVSSLNDEKNWRSGMRVELLLKRMGKYGLVPKGRKATSVEKSNSAQVDEPTADREKSSLDNHEELPTTEEGEQGKGVRRNRYKSRGRGQVRRSDNGHGHGRNPPASAVDFPHKPVQGPRMPDGTRGFSFGRGKPAISDHKPDQHELF, translated from the exons ATGGAAACCCAAGAGCGGCCTCCCTCCTCTCCGCGTCCACATCCGCCTCCCTCCTCTCGGCCGCCCCTTCCCTTCCCCGACGTCGTCCCTCCGCTCGCGGACGCGTCGGCAGGCGGGGTCACCCAAGGAGCAATGGAAGACCCCGTGGTCGACCCTTCGGCCGTTGATCTCGGCTGTGACCCGCAAGAAGGCACTGGCGACTCTGAAATCGACCCCCTTCTTGAAGTCGACGCCTTCCCTGATGCCCCTGAAGACCTTATTCTCGAAGAAGCGGAGGCCGCTCCCTCCGGTCCGGCAGTTCTCTCTGACGAACTCCGTGATCAGATCGTTCGTCAG GTAGAGTACTACTTCAGCGATGAAAATCTGCCTACAGATAAGTTTTTGTTAAAGTTCATCAAGAAGGACAAGAAGGGATACG TTCCTATTGCGGTTATTGCATCCTTTAGAAGAATGAAAAAGCTTGTTCAAGACCTATCTTTAATTGAAGCTGCACTTAGAACATCCTCCCAGCTT GTTGTTAGTGAGGATGGGAAAAAAGTGAGGAGATTAAATCCATTGCCAGTTGTTGCAACCACTGAAGCGAAG TCACGCACTATTTTAGTGGAGAATTTACCGGATGATAGATCAGAAGAAAATATGCAAAGAATCTTCGGCAAACTCGGAAA GATTGTGAAGATTACTCTCCATGATCCACGATCAGTAGACAAATCAGCAAGTAACTGGAAGTCTGGAGCCACAATCAGCTCTAAG GTACATGCTCTTGTTGAGTACGAAACAGTTGATTCAGCTGCGAGTGCT GTCAGCTCTCTGAATGATGAAAAGAATTGGAGAAGTGGCATGCGTGTTGAGCTTTTGCTCAAGAGAATG GGAAAGTATGGGCTTGTCCCAAAAGGACGCAAGGCAACATCCGTTGAGAAGAGCAATAGTGCTCAAGTAGACGAACCAACTGCAGATAGGGAGAAGAGTTCATTAGACAACCATGAGGAGCTACCCACAACTGAG GAAGGAGAGCAGGGTAAAGGTGTTCGAAGGAATCGATACAAAAGTCGAGGAAGAGGTCAAGTTCGACGAAGTGATAATGGACATG GCCATGGACGCAATCCCCCTGCTTCTGCTGTTGATTTTCCACACAAGCCTGTACAAGGGCCGAGGATGCCAGATGGAACAAGGGGTTTCTCCTTTGGACGGGGTAAACCTGCCATTTCTGACCACAAGCCTGATCAACATGAGTTATTTTGA